The stretch of DNA ACCAATGCCTATATAGAAAAATGCATTCGCATAAGAAATTGTAGTGGATTTAAATAGAAAACCGACAAGTACTGCTCCTAGATTTCCTCCGGCTCCTACAATTCCGCTTACACTACCAATGGCATTTTTATTAATAAAAGGAACAATTGAATAAGTGGAACCATTGGCCATTTTAAGAAAGAAGGCAAAAAATAACATAGCTATAATTGCCAGCGTTAAACTCGGGGCTTGTGCAAACCATATTATTCCAATGCCTTCTAAGGCCAGCAATAAGCCAAGCAAGTATCCTTTCCCCTTTAAACCATACAGATTTCCTACTTTATCACTGGCAATACCTCCTATGGCTCTTGCAAACAAGTTCATCATGCCAAATATGCCGGCCAAGGCTCCTGCAAGTATCATTGTGGTTTCAAAGCGGTCGACAAAGAAAAGCGCCGCCACATTATCGATAGTTATTTCAATCCCGAAACAGGCCGCATAGGCTATGGCAAGCAACCAGGTTCTGTAATCTTTTAAAGCGATCATAAAGCTGCCCTTTTGTTTTACGGTTTGTTTGCGCTCTGTTTCATTGAAGTTTCCTGCGGGTGTATCTTTGGTGTATTTGTAATAGATGAATGCCATGATCAGGAGAATGACACCGGGAATGATCATCGCCAAACGCCATGAGTTCGCTTTATCCACATAACCTAAACTCACCAACGCAGCTGCAATCAATGGCATTAACAAATTAGTAACGCCTCCACCTAAATTTCCCCATCCCCCTGCCACTGCATTTGCTGTTCCAACAATATTGGGGGCAAACATCATAGATGTATGAAATTGAGTGATCACGAACGAAGCACCTATTATTCCGATTACCAACCTAAACAATAGAAAGCTTTCGTAACTATTGCTTAGTCCTATTCCTAAAACAGGAATCGCTCCTACAATTAATAAAATAGTAGCTGTGATGCGAGGTCCAACCGAATCACAAAGTTTACCAACTAATAATCGTGCAAAAATGGTGGCAGAAACGGAAGCAATCATAATATTGCCAACCTGCTGCTTATCTAAGTGTAGCTGTTCACGCACTAATGGCATGAGAGGCGCAATACCAAACCATCCGAAAAAACAGAAGAAGAAGGTGATCCAGGTAATGTGAAAGGTTCGCATTTGAACCCCACGAATGGCAAATATATTAAGCTTTTTAAGTGGTTTTAAGTCGAGGTTTTCCATAACAATTTCTTTAGTGAAGTGATTGAACAATGTTATTTTGAAAAGATAAATTCAGGTTTAACGGTAACTGAAAGGTAGGCCCACTGCGGTGTGGCGTCGAAACTTGTTGGAGAAGCTGCAGGTAGTTGCCCTTTGGCATAGGCCATCGCTTCTGTTGCCTTCATCCACGAATAACCCAAATCGATACTGGTGAACTTATTTAAATTATAGTTGAGAGTAAGATCTATTTCGTCACCTAACTTGGTCTGATCTGTAGAGGTTAACTGGTTGGCAACTGCAAAATGATGATAATCTAATCCAAAGGCTAGGTATTTTCCCGTAATCTTTGTTTTCAGGTACGCATTTTTAAGTCCTTGTGCCGGTGAACCCGTTCCTGCATAGAAATAATCCATATAGCCCCAAAATTTATGTGGAGTTCCGTATAATGGATCAAAACGGCGATCCTCGGTTGAAACAGTACTGTTTCCTGATAGAGCATCATATCCGGGCGTAACAGAAAACTTGCCTTTTGTAATGCTTGCATTTACAGTGTAGTGATAAGCATTCAGATTAATATCGTCCCGATTATTTCCCGACTGGCGATAATAAGCCAGCTGAAATCGTAATCCGCCATTTTTTATAATAGTTGGAAATGACTGAAGAAACATTAATCCATAGGTTTGTCGGTTAGCTGTTCCTTTTACGTCGAAATACCGACCATAAACCAAACCTCCACCTATTTCAGTGCTGCCTGTTCTATACTTTCCAAAAGCATCATTAAAGAATAGTCCTGAAATTTTTGTATTATGAATTCCTTTGCTTAGATAAAGACTTACAAATTGCTTATAATCCTGATTACCTCCATTAGTGGTAGGTGGATTGCTATAGGTTGGTTTTCCGCTTGCTGAACTAACTCCATCGGGATTGGTTAAAGGCACCATGCCTTCTGGTGTTGTTACCAAAACACCAATATCATTTTTTACATATTGTGGAACATTGCCAGGCACATAAAAACCTCCCGACATCTTTTCTCCATTTTGATTGATGGCGTAACCAATATCCAACTGCCATCCTTGATGTGTTGCTTTAAGCAAGGCCATATCAAACCGTCGGGCTTGTTGCAACCAATCAAGATTGCCAATTAAGCGTGCATCATCATAGATCAACTCTTGGCGACCAATTTTTAATGACAGGTAATCAATAAATCGGAGTTTATTCGAAGTATCTGCCTTGTTGGCTAAGATTACTTCTGCCCAAGCCTCGTGTAACATCAGTTTATTACCATCGGCACTGCTAATGCTTGATGCATCTTGGCCCCAAACTCTTACATCTTGAATGGCACCTCCCACCACCAGAAAATTCCATTTATATCCAAGGTTAATCCGGGTTCTTTGAGAAATAAAACTTGCCGGATCGGCGGTGGTGGGAAGTAAATTGGAAAATCCGCTACGGTATTCTCCCCTGGCCCTTAATTGTGCACTTAATGAGAATTGAGCCAGCGAACTGCCAGCAGAACAAATTATCAGAAAAAAGCACAAAACGGGTGGTACAAATCTATTTTTTGAATACATTTGAGTTAGTTTTAAGTAAATAATCAGATCTTGAAACATGCACCCCAGCGCAGACCGCAATTCTTCGTTGGGGTTTTCTATTTTAGTACTCTTTACTCCAGGCTTATATACACTTTCCCGTTTTCAACCTTAACCGGATATACTTTTATTTGATATTCATCATTGGTAAGGCATTGTCCGGTTTCCAGCGAAAAGGTGTTTTTATGAAATGGGCAGGCAACTTTTGGTTCACAATTTTCACCTGTACTACCAATCATGCCGCGCGACAAAACCATTTGTTGCTTGTGTGGACAAAGATTTTGAGTGGCATACCATTCATTCCTTCGTTTAAAATTAAAAATGGCAATTTGTTCATCCTCTACTTTAACACACGCCCCTCCATTTTCAGGAATATCGCTGGCATTACAGGCCAGTACCCATGCTGTTAGTACGTCTTCAATCATTATAGTAGTTTTTATGTTTGTTGATTATAGGTTACCATTGAGCAGCCATTACCTGTTCTCTAAGTGGTTCAAAAACAATATTTGGATCTTTTTCTTCTGGAGCATTAACAAAATGGCTGAATTTCTTTTTTAAATGTTCACTTTCAACAACATCCTTCCACTCACATTTATATTGGCTTATCAATACTTTCATTTCTTCTTCCAATACATCGGCAATTCCCAAACTGTCATTCACTACCACGTTTTTCAAATAGCTAATACCTCCATCCATTTTGTTTAGCCATGTTGCCGTTCTGGTTAAAGGATCAGCAGTTTTGATATAGAACATCAGGAACCGATCAAGGTATTTTATACAAGTTTGACTATCAATATCAGCCGCTAATAGTAAAGCATGTTGAGGTTTTGAACCACCGTTGCCACATACGTATAAATTCCATCCTTTTTCAGTAGCTATTATTCCAAAATCTTTAGATTGAGCTTCGGCACATTCTCGGATACAGCCGGAAACACCGCCTTTTAATTTATGCGGCGACCGTAAACCTTTGTAACGATTCTCTACCTCAATAGCGAAAGAAACACTATCATGCAAACCAAAACGACACCAGGTACTTCCGACGCAACTTTTTACGGTACGCAAAGATTTCCCGTAAGCGTGGCCGCTTTCAAAACCGGCATCAATCAATAGTTTCCATATGGCTGGCAGATCATTTAAGTGGGCTCCGAACAAATCAATACGTTGTCCGCCTGTAATTTTGGTATATAAGCCGAATTGTTTGGCAACTTGTCCGATTACAATTAATTTATCTGGTGTAATTTCGCCTCCAGGGATACGAGGAACAACAGAGTAAGTTCCTCCCTTTTGAATATTTGCCAGGAACCGGTCATTGCTATCCTGAATGGTATCTTGCTTCAAGATCAAATCATTCCATAGACTTGCTAAAATACTTGCTACCGCAGGTTTACACACCTCACATCCATCGCCACGACCAAACGTATCCAATACTTCATCGTAATTTTTAATGCTGTTTATCTTGATAAGATCAAGTAATTCCTGACGAGAGTAGTTAAAATGCTCGCAAATATTGTTCTTAACATACTGACCATTCTCCTTTAAAGTTCCGGTGATAAGATCTTTTACTAATGGAATACAGCCCCCACAGCCTGTTCCGGCTTTGGTACATTTCTTCATCCCTTCAATGGTCGTGATCTCTTTATCTAAAACAGCCGAACAAATAGCTCCTTTATCAACAGCTTCACAAGAACAGATCAGCGCATCATCGGGCAAACTCATCACTCCTGCACCTTCTGATGCTGCCCCTCCTCTTGCTCCCAGAATCAGATCTTCAGGGTTTGGGGGCAAAACGATCGAATTATTAACCGTTTGAAGCAACATATTATAGGAATCGGCATCGCCAATAAGAATACCTCCCAATAAATATTTACCATCATGAGAAAGGTTAATGCGTTTATAAATACCCTTATGAGAATCTTCGAAAGTGATGGTTTTACAATGAGGTTCAGCAATAAAAGGGTCGCCATAACTTGCTACATCAACCCCTATTAATTTGAGCTTGGTGCTCATATCAAAACCCTTAAACTGTTTATAATTTTGGTATAAATAAGAAGCGACAACTTCAGCCATTTCATAACCAGGAGCCACCAAACCATAGATCATACCATCAAATAAAGCGCACTCACCAATTGCAAAAATCTTTTCATCATTGGTTTGCATGTATTCATTTACTACTATGCCACCTCTAATCCCAGTCTCCAAGCCACATAATTTTGCCAA from Solitalea canadensis DSM 3403 encodes:
- the nirD gene encoding nitrite reductase small subunit NirD, producing MIEDVLTAWVLACNASDIPENGGACVKVEDEQIAIFNFKRRNEWYATQNLCPHKQQMVLSRGMIGSTGENCEPKVACPFHKNTFSLETGQCLTNDEYQIKVYPVKVENGKVYISLE
- the nirB gene encoding nitrite reductase large subunit NirB is translated as MSEFYKKSIVVVGNGMVGYKFCEKLISKTSEFNLIVFGEEPRAAYDRVHLSGFFSGKTADDLSMASIKWYADNNITLYLNDPIKEINREEQTIHSSKGILQSYDYLVLATGSAPFVPNIPGVEKQGVFVYRTIEDLEKIREYAKHAKKGAVMGGGLLGLEAAKALIDLGIDETHVVEFAPRLMPRQIDESGSKLLQAKLTDLGLQLHLNVSTSLILGNDSIEGLQFSDNTTLESDMLVISAGIRPRDELAKLCGLETGIRGGIVVNEYMQTNDEKIFAIGECALFDGMIYGLVAPGYEMAEVVASYLYQNYKQFKGFDMSTKLKLIGVDVASYGDPFIAEPHCKTITFEDSHKGIYKRINLSHDGKYLLGGILIGDADSYNMLLQTVNNSIVLPPNPEDLILGARGGAASEGAGVMSLPDDALICSCEAVDKGAICSAVLDKEITTIEGMKKCTKAGTGCGGCIPLVKDLITGTLKENGQYVKNNICEHFNYSRQELLDLIKINSIKNYDEVLDTFGRGDGCEVCKPAVASILASLWNDLILKQDTIQDSNDRFLANIQKGGTYSVVPRIPGGEITPDKLIVIGQVAKQFGLYTKITGGQRIDLFGAHLNDLPAIWKLLIDAGFESGHAYGKSLRTVKSCVGSTWCRFGLHDSVSFAIEVENRYKGLRSPHKLKGGVSGCIRECAEAQSKDFGIIATEKGWNLYVCGNGGSKPQHALLLAADIDSQTCIKYLDRFLMFYIKTADPLTRTATWLNKMDGGISYLKNVVVNDSLGIADVLEEEMKVLISQYKCEWKDVVESEHLKKKFSHFVNAPEEKDPNIVFEPLREQVMAAQW
- a CDS encoding MFS transporter, with translation MENLDLKPLKKLNIFAIRGVQMRTFHITWITFFFCFFGWFGIAPLMPLVREQLHLDKQQVGNIMIASVSATIFARLLVGKLCDSVGPRITATILLIVGAIPVLGIGLSNSYESFLLFRLVIGIIGASFVITQFHTSMMFAPNIVGTANAVAGGWGNLGGGVTNLLMPLIAAALVSLGYVDKANSWRLAMIIPGVILLIMAFIYYKYTKDTPAGNFNETERKQTVKQKGSFMIALKDYRTWLLAIAYAACFGIEITIDNVAALFFVDRFETTMILAGALAGIFGMMNLFARAIGGIASDKVGNLYGLKGKGYLLGLLLALEGIGIIWFAQAPSLTLAIIAMLFFAFFLKMANGSTYSIVPFINKNAIGSVSGIVGAGGNLGAVLVGFLFKSTTISYANAFFYIGIGVLIIGVLIGLSRFQFQGEAVKEKVEFQTL
- a CDS encoding alginate export family protein, which translates into the protein MYSKNRFVPPVLCFFLIICSAGSSLAQFSLSAQLRARGEYRSGFSNLLPTTADPASFISQRTRINLGYKWNFLVVGGAIQDVRVWGQDASSISSADGNKLMLHEAWAEVILANKADTSNKLRFIDYLSLKIGRQELIYDDARLIGNLDWLQQARRFDMALLKATHQGWQLDIGYAINQNGEKMSGGFYVPGNVPQYVKNDIGVLVTTPEGMVPLTNPDGVSSASGKPTYSNPPTTNGGNQDYKQFVSLYLSKGIHNTKISGLFFNDAFGKYRTGSTEIGGGLVYGRYFDVKGTANRQTYGLMFLQSFPTIIKNGGLRFQLAYYRQSGNNRDDINLNAYHYTVNASITKGKFSVTPGYDALSGNSTVSTEDRRFDPLYGTPHKFWGYMDYFYAGTGSPAQGLKNAYLKTKITGKYLAFGLDYHHFAVANQLTSTDQTKLGDEIDLTLNYNLNKFTSIDLGYSWMKATEAMAYAKGQLPAASPTSFDATPQWAYLSVTVKPEFIFSK